In one Streptomyces marincola genomic region, the following are encoded:
- a CDS encoding oxidoreductase, which translates to MGWTVRDIPDLKGRTAVVTGANSGLGYVTARELARRGARVALACRSQDRGQAALERLFDEVPEARAEMRLLDLADLASVRAFAVEWGERRLDLLINNAGLMAVPYARTADGFEMQFGVNHLGHFALTGLLIDRLLASPQARVVTVSSVMHLLANVDLRDLNSQRKYGRWVAYGRSKTANLLFTHELARRLRGRHVVAAAVHPGFARSALHTRGARLVGSRLQERLARLGTRLFATPPEAGATPSLYAATAPGVAPDSFTGPGLLGPRVPRGGGGPCDAWRAPWTRNDVAAARLWDASEELTGVRWGV; encoded by the coding sequence CGCCAACAGCGGTCTCGGCTACGTGACCGCCCGCGAGCTGGCCCGGCGCGGCGCGCGCGTCGCACTCGCCTGCCGGAGCCAGGACCGGGGACAGGCCGCACTCGAACGACTGTTTGACGAAGTACCGGAGGCCCGCGCCGAGATGCGGCTCCTCGACCTCGCCGACCTGGCGTCGGTGCGGGCCTTCGCCGTCGAGTGGGGCGAACGGCGCCTCGACCTGCTCATCAACAACGCCGGACTGATGGCCGTGCCCTACGCGAGGACGGCCGACGGCTTCGAGATGCAGTTCGGCGTCAACCATTTGGGCCACTTCGCCCTCACCGGGCTGCTCATCGACCGGCTGCTCGCCAGCCCGCAGGCCCGCGTCGTCACCGTGTCCAGCGTCATGCACCTGCTGGCGAACGTCGATCTGCGCGACCTCAACTCCCAGCGCAAGTACGGCCGCTGGGTGGCCTACGGGCGCTCCAAGACGGCGAACCTGCTGTTCACCCACGAGCTGGCCCGCCGGCTGCGCGGCCGGCACGTCGTCGCCGCGGCCGTGCACCCCGGGTTCGCGCGCTCCGCGCTGCACACCCGCGGCGCGCGCCTGGTCGGCAGCCGCCTCCAGGAACGGCTGGCGCGCCTGGGCACCCGGTTGTTCGCCACGCCGCCCGAGGCCGGGGCGACCCCGTCGCTGTACGCCGCCACCGCGCCCGGCGTGGCGCCCGACTCGTTCACCGGCCCCGGGCTGCTCGGCCCGCGCGTCCCGCGCGGCGGCGGCGGCCCCTGCGACGCCTGGCGCGCGCCCTGGACGCGGAACGACGTGGCGGCGGCCCGGTTGTGGGACGCCTCGGAGGAGCTGACGGGCGTGCGCTGGGGCGTGTGA